The Coffea eugenioides isolate CCC68of chromosome 8, Ceug_1.0, whole genome shotgun sequence genome has a segment encoding these proteins:
- the LOC113780080 gene encoding putative receptor-like protein kinase At3g47110, giving the protein MAYERKNFRLASSSCFLFCTLFHIFITASAAAIHFETSNETDYQSLLDIKGLIQGDPFQALSSWNDSIHFCDWRGVTCGLLHQRVTVLNMSSFHLVGSLSPSIGNLTFLRELNIPDNNFHGMIPEEVGRLFRLQYLRFANNSFEGELPLNISGCSELSILDLRGNRLIGRIRDDLSTLSKLYALSLSRNNFSGSIPPSLGNISSLQILSISRNNLGGNIPAEIGRLSNLHVLELSSNKLLGAVPPQLYNISTLQIFSITNNLLSGQFPATVGLTLPNLTLFLADLNQFFGSIPTTLANVSGLTKISIGDNSLTGPIPQNLGSLKELQVLHFGHNPLGTDKANDISFISSLTNCTNLQILSLSRIQIGGMLPTAIANLSTKLTSLWLNDNIISGSLPSGIGNLASLGYLDVRNNSLSGIIPDSVGKLVKMQELYLSENSFTGEIPSTIGDISELQILVLEQNMLTGNIPVSLSNCSNLQGFTVSQNRLSGALPKELLALSSLSLGLLLAQNQFTGSLPSEVGNLKNLVSLDISENKLSGEIPTSIDGCEMLEYLRLKGNFLEGSVPSTLGELKSIQVIDLSQNNLSEQIPASLAKLKFISTLNLSYNMLEGEVPMDGIFANSSAFSALGNGKLCGGIKALNLSSCPKPTKKKAKLSTPITKKLKTTITFYLCSRKTESEALSYAELYDSTNGFSSENLIGEGKYGSVYKGVLKPGEQMVAVKVLKLHQHGAHKSFLAECVALRNIRHRNLVKIITSCSSLDFKHNDFKALIFEYVPNGSLENWLHPSSAEEEGQSLMKLQLIQRLNIAIDIASALDYLHNHCGTPIIHCDLKRSNILLGDDFRAMVSDFGLAKFLSFIEGKSHQHQSNSVAIRGTVGYVAAEYGMGGEVSTQGDVYSYGILLLELFTGKTPTDSMFTEDFSLHSYVKMALPHQVMEIVDPKISMEAESIAGIITKTSKGGSINQEERYLSMFWIGVSCSSEIQRDRMNIKDVLSGLQAIRNEFIQVINESQMR; this is encoded by the exons ATGGCATATGAAAGGAAGAATTTCAGGCTAGCAAGCTCAtcttgttttttgttttgtactCTTTTTCATATCTTTATTACTGCTTCTGCTGCTGCAATTCATTTCGAGACAAGCAATGAGACAGACTACCAATCTCTGCTTGACATCAAGGGTCTAATACAAGGAGATCCATTCCAGGCTCTAAGCTCCTGGAATGATTCCATTCATTTTTGTGATTGGCGTGGAGTCACATGTGGCCTGCTTCATCAAAGAGTCACTGTCTTGAATATGTCATCATTTCACTTGGTTGGTTCTCTTTCTCCCTCCATAGGAAACCTTACCTTTCTCAGAGAACTCAATATTCCGGATAACAATTTTCATGGTATGATTCCTGAAGAAGTAGGCAGACTTTTTCGGCTTCAATATCTTCGTTTTGCCAATAATTCCTTTGAGGGAGAACTTCCATTAAATATCTCGGGTTGTTCAGAGCTAAGTATTCTTGATTTAAGGGGTAACAGGCTCATCGGGCGAATTCGAGATGACTTGAGCACTTTATCTAAGCTTTATGCTCTGAGCCTTTCCAGGAATAATTTCTCAGGCAGCATTCCACCATCTTTGGGTAATATTTCCTCTCTTCAGATACTTAGCATATCAAGAAACAATCTAGGTGGAAATATTCCAGCTGAGATTGGTCGGCTTTCAAATCTGCATGTCCTTGAGCTGTCCTCAAATAAACTTTTAGGTGCAGTTCCTCCTCAGCTCTACAACATTTCGACACTCCAGATCTTTTCTATTACTAACAATCTATTAAGTGGACAGTTTCCTGCTACTGTGGGATTGACTCTTCCAAACCTTACTTTATTTTTGGCTGATTTGAACCAATTCTTTGGATCAATTCCAACTACATTAGCAAATGTTTCAGGGCTCACAAAAATTAGCATAGGAGACAATTCACTCACAGGACCAATTCCACAAAATCTAGGTAGCCTGAAAGAACTTCAGGTTTTGCATTTTGGCCATAATCCCCTTGGAACTGATAAAGCAAATGATATTAGCTTTATTTCCTCCTTAACAAATTGCACAAATCTACAAATATTGAGTTTGTCAAGAATTCAAATTGGAGGCATGCTACCAACtgccattgccaatctttcaacCAAACTCACATCTTTGTGGCTGAATGATAACATTATATCTGGTAGCTTACCTTCCGGGATTGGAAACCTTGCAAGCTTGGGCTATCTCGATGTGCGTAACAATTCTCTCTCAGGCATAATTCCTGATTCCGTGGGGAAACTTGTTAAAATGCAGGAGCTTTATCTGTCTGAAAATAGCTTCACAGGAGAAATTCCTTCAACAATCGGTGACATTTCTGAACTACAGATTCTTGTATTAGAACAGAACATGCTTacaggtaacattcctgtttcTTTGAGTAACTGCAGTAACTTGCAAGGATTTACTGTTAGTCAGAATCGCCTAAGTGGAGCTTTACCTAAAGAACTTCTTGCTCTttcatctctctctcttggccTCCTCTTAGCTCAAAACCAATTCACCGGATCATTACCATCGGAAGTTGGCAATTTGAAGAATCTTGTGTCATTGGATATTTCAGAAAACAAATTATCTGGTGAAATTCCAACCTCTATTGATGGTTGTGAGATGTTGGAATATCTTCGGTTGAAAGGTAACTTTTTGGAAGGCTCTGTACCTTCTACTTTAGGAGAATTGAAAAGCATTCAGGTCATAGATCTATCTCAAAATAATTTGTCAGAGCAAATTCCAGCTTCTTTGGCAAAATTAAAATTCATCAGCACTCTAAATCTTTCCTATAATATGCTAGAGGGTGAAGTGCCAATGGATGGGATCTTTGCAAACTCTAGTGCCTTTTCAGCACTGGGGAATGGAAAGCTATGCGGAGGAATCAAAGCATTGAACTTATCATCTTGTCCGAAACCTACCAAAAAGAAAGCAAAGCTGTCTACTCCTATA ACTAAGAAGCTCAAAACAACAATTACCTTTTACCTCTGCAGCAGAAAAACAGAATCAGAAGCTCTCTCATATGCAGAATTATATGATTCCACCAATGGTTTTTCTTCAGAAAATTTGATTGGTGAAGGTAAATATGGCTCTGTTTACAAAGGGGTCCTCAAACCTGGTGAGCAAATGGTTGCTGTTAAGGTTCTTAAGCTCCACCAACATGGTGCCCATAAGAGCTTCTTGGCTGAATGTGTAGCGTTGAGAAACATCCGCCATCGAAACCTCGTCAAGATCATAACCTCTTGTTCAAGTTTAGACTTCAAACACAACGATTTCAAAGCTTTGATTTTCGAATATGTGCCCAATGGAAGTTTAGAGAATTGGTTACATCCAAGTTCAGCTGAGGAAGAAGGACAAAGCCTAATGAAGCTCCAGTTGATACAAAGACTGAATATTGCAATCGACATTGCCTCCGCCTTGGATTACCTTCATAACCATTGTGGGACACCGATTATCCATTGTGATCTAAAGCGGAGCAACATACTTCTAGGTGATGATTTTCGCGCCATGGTTAGTGATTTTGGCCTGgcaaaatttctttccttcaTTGAAGGTAAATCCCATCAACATCAAAGCAACTCAGTAGCAATTAGAGGAACAGTTGGATATGTTGCTGCAG AATATGGCATGGGTGGAGAGGTATCAACACAAGGAGATGTATACAGCTATGGTATTCTATTGCTTGAATTGTTTACAGGGAAAACGCCTACTGACAGCATGTTCACAGAAGATTTTAGTCTCCATAGTTATGTTAAGATGGCTCTTCCCCATCAGGTAATGGAAATTGTTGATCCAAAGATCTCAATGGAAGCAGAATCCATAGCAGGTATAatcaccaaaacaagcaaaGGCGGCAGCATCAATCAGGAGGAACGCTACCTATCGATGTTTTGGATTGGTGTTTCATGCTCTTCAGAAATTCAGAGGGACAGGATGAATATTAAAGATGTCCTCAGTGGATTACAAGCAATCAGGAATGAGTTTATTCAGGTTATAAATGAGAGCCAAATGAGATGA